In one bacterium genomic region, the following are encoded:
- the rplA gene encoding 50S ribosomal protein L1, with protein sequence MKQGKKHRAAKSKVDSQKAYTLEEAVALAVQLKHAKFDETVDLAMRLGVDPKHADQMVRGSVVLPHGTGKTVRVLAIAKGEKEAEARAAGADFVGAEDMVEKIQGGWLDFDAIVATPDTMGLVGRLGKVLGPRGLMPSPKTGSVTMDIAKAVSDLKAGKVEYRVDRAGNVHSVVGKSSFAVPKLVENAKVLIDAVMKARPAAAKGQYVKRIALSTTMGPGIRVDHSKLTTEAQS encoded by the coding sequence ATGAAACAGGGCAAGAAACACCGCGCCGCCAAAAGCAAAGTCGACAGCCAGAAGGCCTACACCCTCGAGGAGGCCGTGGCGTTGGCGGTGCAGTTGAAGCACGCCAAGTTCGACGAGACCGTCGACCTCGCCATGCGGCTGGGTGTCGACCCCAAGCACGCCGACCAGATGGTCCGCGGCTCGGTGGTCCTCCCGCACGGCACCGGCAAGACCGTGCGCGTGCTGGCGATCGCCAAGGGCGAGAAGGAAGCCGAAGCCCGCGCCGCCGGCGCCGACTTCGTCGGGGCCGAGGATATGGTCGAAAAGATTCAGGGCGGCTGGCTGGACTTCGACGCCATCGTCGCCACGCCGGACACCATGGGTCTGGTCGGACGGCTCGGCAAGGTGCTTGGCCCGCGCGGACTGATGCCCTCGCCGAAGACCGGCAGCGTCACCATGGACATCGCCAAGGCCGTCAGCGATCTGAAGGCGGGCAAAGTCGAGTACCGTGTCGACCGCGCCGGCAATGTGCACTCGGTGGTAGGCAAGTCCTCCTTCGCGGTGCCGAAGCTGGTGGAGAACGCCAAGGTTCTCATCGACGCGGTGATGAAGGCGCGTCCGGCGGCCGCCAAGGGGCAGTACGTCAAGCGCATCGCGCTCTCGACGACCATGGGCCCCGGCATCCGCGTGGATCACAGCAAGCTGACGACGGAAGCGCAGAGCTAA
- the rplK gene encoding 50S ribosomal protein L11, which translates to MAAPKKQVTGFVKLQIPAGQATPAPPVGPALGQHGVNIMEFCKAFNARTQKEAGMIIPVEITIFKDKSISFITKTPPAAILLKKAAKIEKASGEPNRVKVARVTMDQVREIAKLKMPDLNAASLDAAASMVAGTARSMGIDVV; encoded by the coding sequence ATGGCGGCACCCAAAAAGCAAGTCACCGGGTTTGTAAAACTGCAGATCCCCGCGGGCCAGGCCACGCCGGCCCCGCCGGTCGGACCCGCGCTCGGTCAGCACGGCGTCAACATCATGGAGTTCTGCAAGGCGTTCAACGCCCGGACGCAGAAGGAAGCCGGGATGATCATCCCGGTGGAGATCACGATCTTCAAGGACAAGTCGATCTCCTTTATCACCAAGACGCCGCCGGCGGCCATTCTGCTCAAGAAGGCCGCCAAGATTGAAAAGGCCTCGGGCGAGCCCAACCGTGTCAAGGTGGCGCGCGTCACGATGGATCAGGTGCGTGAGATCGCCAAGTTGAAGATGCCCGACCTGAACGCCGCCAGTCTCGACGCCGCGGCGAGCATGGTTGCCGGAACCGCCCGCAGCATGGGCATCGACGTGGTATAG
- the nusG gene encoding transcription termination/antitermination protein NusG, producing MSPELHWYVAHTYSGHEKKAMKYLQSAFANAGMEEYLGRVVVPTQEVVEMRQGKRSSSMKKFLPGYILIELHLTKETQHLVTSTPGITNFVGAAGKPVPLRAEEVQHVLGQMDTSREKEITEVPYKVGDAVKVTDGPFADFSGFVSEVNMERKKIKVMVSIFGRPTPVELDFLQVVPG from the coding sequence ATGAGCCCGGAACTGCACTGGTATGTGGCCCACACCTATTCGGGCCATGAGAAGAAGGCGATGAAGTACCTGCAGAGCGCGTTTGCGAATGCGGGGATGGAGGAGTATCTCGGACGGGTCGTGGTGCCGACGCAGGAAGTGGTCGAGATGCGCCAGGGGAAACGCTCTTCGTCGATGAAGAAGTTTCTGCCCGGCTACATTCTCATCGAGCTGCATCTGACCAAAGAGACCCAGCATCTGGTGACCAGCACCCCGGGCATCACCAACTTCGTCGGCGCCGCCGGCAAGCCGGTGCCCCTGCGGGCCGAAGAGGTCCAGCATGTGCTCGGCCAGATGGACACCAGCCGGGAGAAGGAAATCACCGAGGTGCCCTACAAAGTCGGCGATGCGGTCAAGGTGACCGACGGACCGTTTGCGGATTTCTCGGGGTTTGTCTCCGAAGTCAACATGGAGCGCAAGAAGATCAAGGTGATGGTGTCGATTTTCGGGCGGCCCACGCCGGTGGAGTTGGATTTCCTGCAGGTCGTGCCCGGTTAG
- the secE gene encoding preprotein translocase subunit SecE: MIEKIKTYWNETVAELGKVTWPSRDEVVGSTIVVVFVSAVVGFFIFGVDLLLAQGVSVLLGIG, encoded by the coding sequence ATGATCGAGAAGATCAAAACATACTGGAACGAAACCGTCGCCGAGTTGGGCAAGGTCACCTGGCCCAGCCGCGACGAAGTGGTCGGGTCGACCATCGTGGTCGTCTTCGTCTCCGCGGTCGTGGGCTTCTTTATCTTCGGCGTCGACCTCCTGCTGGCCCAGGGCGTCTCGGTGCTGTTGGGAATCGGATGA
- the tuf gene encoding elongation factor Tu, producing the protein MGKAKFERKKPHVNVGTIGHIDHGKTTLTAAITMVMALRGMAQVRTFDSIDNAPEEKERGITIATAHVEYETENRHYAHVDCPGHADYVKNMITGAAQMDGAILVVSAADGPMPQTREHILLARQVGVPYIVVFLNKVDMVDDPELLDLVELEVRDLLKKYEFPGDEIPIVRGSALKAMEAGVSGAKESPAYQCIYDLMKAVDSYIPVPERQTDKPFLMPIEDVFSITGRGTVGTGRVERGTVRVGEEVERVGLKETRKCVVTGVEMFRKTLDEAQAGDNAGLLLRGIDKDELERGMVLAKPGSITPHTKFKGEVYILTKEEGGRHTPFFNGYRPQFYFRTTDVTGVAKLPPGTEMVMPGDRVTIEGELIAPIAMEKGLRFAIREGGRTVGSGVVAEILE; encoded by the coding sequence ATGGGGAAGGCGAAGTTTGAACGCAAAAAGCCCCACGTGAACGTGGGCACGATTGGTCACATCGACCACGGGAAGACCACGCTGACCGCGGCCATCACCATGGTGATGGCGTTGCGCGGCATGGCGCAGGTGCGCACTTTTGACTCGATCGACAACGCGCCCGAAGAAAAGGAGCGCGGCATCACGATCGCCACGGCGCACGTCGAATACGAAACTGAAAACCGCCACTACGCCCACGTCGACTGCCCGGGCCACGCCGACTACGTCAAGAACATGATCACCGGCGCCGCGCAGATGGACGGCGCGATTCTGGTTGTGTCGGCGGCCGACGGTCCCATGCCGCAGACCCGCGAGCACATCCTCCTGGCCCGCCAGGTGGGCGTGCCCTACATCGTCGTCTTCCTCAACAAGGTCGACATGGTTGACGATCCGGAGCTGCTCGACTTGGTCGAGCTGGAGGTCCGCGACCTGCTGAAGAAGTACGAATTCCCCGGCGACGAAATTCCGATCGTGCGCGGCTCCGCCCTCAAAGCGATGGAAGCCGGCGTCAGCGGCGCCAAGGAGTCTCCCGCCTACCAGTGCATTTATGACCTGATGAAGGCGGTCGACAGCTACATTCCGGTCCCCGAGCGCCAGACCGACAAGCCGTTCCTGATGCCGATCGAGGACGTCTTCTCGATCACCGGACGCGGCACGGTGGGCACCGGTCGCGTCGAGCGCGGCACCGTCAGGGTCGGCGAGGAAGTCGAGCGCGTTGGACTAAAGGAAACCCGCAAATGCGTGGTCACCGGCGTCGAGATGTTCCGCAAGACGCTCGACGAGGCCCAGGCGGGCGACAACGCCGGTCTGCTGCTGCGCGGCATCGACAAAGACGAGCTCGAGCGCGGCATGGTGCTGGCGAAGCCGGGTTCGATCACGCCGCACACGAAGTTCAAGGGCGAAGTCTACATTCTGACCAAGGAAGAGGGCGGCCGTCACACGCCGTTCTTCAACGGCTATCGTCCCCAGTTTTATTTCCGCACGACCGACGTGACCGGCGTGGCCAAGCTGCCGCCCGGCACGGAAATGGTGATGCCGGGCGACCGCGTGACCATCGAGGGCGAACTGATCGCCCCGATTGCCATGGAAAAGGGCCTGCGCTTTGCGATTCGCGAAGGCGGACGCACCGTCGGGTCGGGCGTGGTGGCCGAGATTCTGGAGTAG